A single window of Nocardioides kongjuensis DNA harbors:
- a CDS encoding MCE family protein → MNERNPLRVGIVTLVVIGLVAGLVIFLSVSTFGTKKYTALLEHTAGLRKGEDVQVHGVISGKVTGIEIQDDHVQVTFALDSDISLGDRSTATVKVATLLGTHYLEVDPNGTGSLAGNRIPLDRTSVPYNLQDVIEKGTDALDELDPELLAKALTAMAGTLGASQDEIGPALEGVARLSEVVSKRSDQVGDLLASTRKVTDQLSASSQDIVGLMEQTNLVVSEITARREAIHRLLVETTDLSKALTAIVKSTNGKLKPALKDVKAVLDTLNSQDKQLTTLLENMAPAVRYVANATGSGPYLPLYLKPPAIPADDTTCKLEGTCQR, encoded by the coding sequence ATGAACGAGCGCAACCCGCTGCGCGTCGGCATCGTCACCCTGGTCGTCATCGGCCTGGTGGCCGGACTGGTCATCTTCCTCAGTGTCAGCACCTTCGGCACGAAGAAGTACACCGCGCTGCTCGAGCACACCGCCGGGCTGCGCAAGGGCGAGGACGTCCAGGTGCACGGCGTCATCTCCGGCAAGGTCACCGGCATCGAGATCCAGGACGACCACGTCCAGGTGACCTTCGCCCTCGACTCGGACATCTCGCTGGGCGACCGGTCCACCGCGACGGTCAAGGTGGCGACCCTGCTGGGCACCCACTACCTCGAGGTCGACCCCAACGGCACCGGCAGCCTGGCGGGCAACCGGATCCCGCTCGACCGGACCTCGGTGCCCTACAACCTGCAGGACGTGATCGAGAAGGGCACCGACGCCCTCGACGAGCTCGACCCCGAACTGCTGGCCAAGGCCCTCACCGCGATGGCCGGCACCCTGGGCGCCAGCCAGGACGAGATCGGGCCGGCCCTCGAGGGCGTGGCGCGGCTCTCCGAGGTCGTCTCGAAGCGCTCCGACCAGGTCGGCGACCTGCTGGCCTCGACCCGCAAGGTGACCGACCAGCTCTCGGCCAGCAGCCAGGACATCGTCGGGCTGATGGAGCAGACCAACCTGGTCGTCAGCGAGATCACCGCCCGGCGCGAGGCGATCCACCGCCTGCTCGTGGAGACCACCGACCTGTCCAAGGCGCTGACCGCGATCGTGAAGTCGACCAACGGCAAGCTCAAGCCGGCGCTCAAGGACGTCAAGGCCGTGCTCGACACCCTCAACAGCCAGGACAAGCAGCTGACGACGCTGCTGGAGAACATGGCGCCCGCCGTCCGGTACGTCGCCAACGCGACCGGCAGCGGTCCCTACCTCCCGCTCTACCTGAAGCCCCCCGCGATCCCGGCCGACGACACCACCTGCAAGCTGGAAGGGACGTGCCAGCGATGA
- a CDS encoding MCE family protein: protein MTGLRSIAIKFTAFAVVSGLMLLLLVNTMQNGVPGGTHEFKAEFADVSGLRVGDDVKAAGVRVGQVKDIRATADGAEIKVELVKEQPLLDTTKLVMRYQNLLGQRYISLIQGAQRGAKLKDGATVPIARTDPGFDLTGLLNGFRPLFKVLQPGDVNKLATSLVKVLQGEGGTVEQLLAQTGQLSNFLADRDTVIGEVMTNLKPVLDNIAGQGDELSKTVVELRKLMTGLAEDRKSIGASIDGVSRLVGATSSLLKEVKVPLTRTTDQLVTVADMFERSRGSLVQAIPAFTTVFESLGRATSYENALNVYVCSLSVALTANSAGINPVGNNGPWSAACR from the coding sequence ATGCAGAACGGCGTGCCGGGCGGGACCCACGAGTTCAAGGCCGAGTTCGCCGACGTCAGCGGTCTGCGCGTCGGCGACGACGTCAAGGCGGCCGGTGTCCGGGTCGGCCAGGTCAAGGACATCAGGGCCACGGCCGACGGTGCCGAGATCAAGGTCGAGCTCGTCAAGGAGCAGCCGCTGCTCGACACCACGAAGCTGGTCATGCGCTACCAGAACCTCCTCGGCCAGCGGTACATCTCCCTGATCCAGGGAGCCCAGCGCGGCGCGAAGCTGAAGGACGGCGCGACGGTGCCGATCGCGCGCACCGACCCGGGCTTCGACCTCACGGGTCTGCTCAACGGCTTCCGGCCGCTCTTCAAGGTGCTGCAGCCCGGCGACGTCAACAAGCTCGCGACCTCCCTGGTCAAGGTGCTCCAGGGGGAGGGCGGGACGGTCGAGCAGCTGCTCGCCCAGACCGGCCAGCTCAGCAACTTCCTCGCCGACCGCGACACCGTGATCGGTGAGGTGATGACGAACCTCAAGCCCGTGCTCGACAACATCGCCGGACAGGGCGACGAGCTCTCCAAGACGGTCGTCGAGCTGCGCAAGCTGATGACCGGGCTCGCCGAGGACCGCAAGTCCATCGGTGCCTCGATCGACGGCGTCAGCCGGCTCGTCGGCGCGACCAGCTCCCTGCTCAAGGAGGTCAAGGTGCCCCTGACCAGGACGACCGACCAGCTGGTCACGGTCGCGGACATGTTCGAGAGGTCCCGAGGGAGCCTGGTGCAAGCGATCCCGGCGTTCACGACCGTCTTCGAGTCGCTCGGCCGGGCGACGTCGTACGAGAACGCGCTCAACGTCTACGTCTGCTCGCTCTCCGTGGCGCTGACGGCGAACAGCGCGGGCATCAACCCGGTCGGCAACAACGGCCCGTGGTCGGCGGCGTGCCGATGA